The following are from one region of the Polyangiaceae bacterium genome:
- a CDS encoding amino acid permease — protein MSDSPAGNAASPERSIGLMGATAVGIGAIVGGGILVLAGVAFRATGPAAMLAFALNGVIAIITAMSFAEMSTAFPESGGAYTFAKKVLNVRAAFAVGWVLWFAYIVAGVLYALGFASYAVVLLQHLWALFGKPPEWLSGRSMSVALALGPTILYTLSLIRKSGGGGDFATWGKVVVFTILILAGCWAIGTSPQGTIKRGMSPFFTGGFSGLLQALGFTLIALQGFDLIAAIAGEVKSPSRVIPRAMLISLGVGLAIYIPLLFLAATVGADPGSDIVAMSNANPETVMANAARNFMGVTGYWLVIIAAVLSTLSALGANLLAASRVALSMANDRTLPKVIGQLHESRRTPVMAIYTSALTLIAIVLIVPDLASAGAAASLIFLIVFALAHWMSILARKRTEQRMSMLPPSSPFATAELLNTEKPFRSPWFPVLPVVGGLACAGMALFQGIAVPAAGAVAVLWLALGVLLYMALFSGRAETFDALAEAHDPALAKLRGRSPLVLVPLANPKSAPMLVAMAGALAPPRYGRVTLLSVMRPPDPDAPEPAPADNGLNPAHAVLRDALRESLKAGHRPEALITIASTPWREIRRVARTYQCAGLLLGLGHQRTENTTHLEELLEAVSCDVAFLRAPDGWSLDQAKRILVPVGGRGAQAELRARLLGSLERGVERDFIWFTTQPESADEDALKDARRKLHRLAEDATTRPPEVIVERHGSPVDAIIEQAEACDLVVLGLQRGRGGTRSFSEVALRVAYESPCAVVLISQGERN, from the coding sequence ATGAGCGACTCGCCAGCAGGCAACGCAGCGTCCCCCGAGCGCAGCATTGGACTGATGGGCGCCACGGCGGTGGGCATTGGCGCTATCGTCGGCGGTGGCATCCTCGTGTTGGCGGGTGTCGCCTTTCGTGCGACCGGCCCTGCGGCGATGTTGGCGTTCGCGCTCAACGGCGTGATCGCGATCATCACCGCAATGAGCTTCGCCGAGATGAGCACGGCGTTTCCGGAGTCGGGTGGTGCGTACACCTTCGCAAAGAAGGTGCTCAACGTCCGCGCCGCCTTTGCCGTGGGGTGGGTGCTGTGGTTCGCGTACATCGTCGCCGGCGTGTTGTACGCGCTGGGCTTTGCCTCTTATGCGGTGGTGTTGCTGCAGCACCTGTGGGCTCTATTTGGCAAGCCTCCAGAGTGGCTCTCTGGGCGCAGCATGAGTGTGGCGCTCGCTCTCGGCCCGACGATTCTCTACACCCTATCCTTGATTCGTAAGTCGGGCGGCGGCGGAGACTTCGCAACCTGGGGCAAGGTCGTGGTGTTCACGATCCTGATCTTGGCCGGCTGCTGGGCGATCGGGACGAGTCCCCAGGGAACCATCAAGCGCGGAATGTCGCCATTCTTCACCGGTGGCTTCTCGGGCTTGTTGCAGGCTTTGGGCTTCACCCTGATCGCGCTCCAGGGCTTTGACTTGATCGCCGCCATCGCAGGCGAGGTGAAGTCACCGAGCCGAGTCATCCCTCGGGCGATGCTGATCTCGTTGGGGGTCGGCCTGGCGATCTACATTCCGCTCTTGTTCCTGGCGGCGACCGTGGGCGCCGACCCTGGTTCGGACATCGTCGCGATGAGCAACGCGAACCCAGAGACCGTGATGGCTAATGCCGCGCGGAATTTTATGGGCGTGACGGGCTATTGGCTCGTGATCATCGCCGCCGTGCTCTCGACGCTGTCCGCGCTCGGCGCGAACCTCTTGGCGGCGTCGCGAGTTGCGCTGTCCATGGCCAACGACCGCACCTTGCCCAAGGTGATTGGTCAGCTGCACGAGAGCCGGCGCACCCCGGTGATGGCGATCTACACCAGCGCGCTGACCTTGATCGCGATCGTGCTGATCGTGCCAGACTTGGCTTCTGCAGGCGCTGCTGCGAGCTTGATTTTCCTGATCGTGTTCGCGTTGGCGCACTGGATGAGCATCCTGGCGCGCAAGCGCACGGAGCAGCGCATGAGCATGCTGCCGCCATCCTCGCCCTTTGCCACGGCGGAGCTGCTCAACACGGAGAAGCCGTTTCGCAGTCCGTGGTTTCCAGTCTTGCCGGTGGTGGGCGGCCTCGCCTGCGCGGGAATGGCGTTGTTTCAAGGCATCGCGGTGCCCGCTGCCGGTGCTGTGGCGGTGCTGTGGTTGGCGCTCGGGGTGCTGCTCTACATGGCGCTGTTCTCTGGCCGCGCGGAAACGTTCGACGCCCTGGCAGAGGCTCACGACCCTGCGCTTGCCAAGCTGCGCGGCCGCAGTCCCCTCGTGTTGGTGCCCTTGGCGAACCCGAAGAGCGCGCCCATGCTGGTCGCGATGGCCGGCGCGCTTGCACCGCCGCGCTACGGCCGAGTGACGCTCCTCAGTGTGATGCGGCCGCCAGATCCCGACGCTCCCGAGCCTGCGCCCGCAGACAACGGCTTGAACCCGGCGCACGCGGTGCTTCGCGACGCCCTGCGAGAGTCGTTGAAAGCTGGGCACCGCCCCGAAGCGCTGATCACCATTGCCTCGACCCCGTGGCGTGAAATTCGCCGAGTGGCTCGCACCTATCAGTGCGCTGGCTTGCTGCTGGGGCTCGGTCATCAGCGCACGGAGAACACGACGCACCTCGAGGAGCTACTCGAGGCGGTGTCGTGTGATGTCGCCTTCCTGAGAGCCCCAGATGGCTGGAGCCTCGACCAGGCGAAACGCATCTTGGTTCCCGTCGGCGGCCGCGGCGCGCAGGCGGAGCTCCGAGCGCGTCTCCTGGGCAGCCTGGAGCGCGGTGTCGAACGGGACTTCATCTGGTTCACGACGCAACCTGAGAGCGCCGATGAAGACGCCTTGAAGGACGCGCGCCGCAAGCTGCATCGCCTCGCGGAGGATGCGACGACGCGGCCCCCCGAAGTCATCGTCGAGCGCCATGGTTCCCCTGTCGACGCGATCATCGAGCAGGCTGAAGCCTGTGATCTCGTGGTGCTTGGCTTGCAGCGCGGGCGCGGCGGCACGCGGTCGTTCAGTGAAGTGGCTCTACGCGTGGCTTACGAGTCGCCTTGCGCCGTTGTGCTGATCAGTCAGGGCGAGCGGAACTAG
- a CDS encoding DUF3943 domain-containing protein: MTRPLASMCTLCLLCTAAWKAEAQELSAAERSDAPPVAEASPQTRLELDAPNLLVPTLHASALMLSMRVAEAYIWPEPFAESPSHWGAHYEEAFTLPPKWDSDARAFEWDGDPWYINVIGHGLFGSELYLRARHCHLGVAGSLLFTSAASATWEYGFEANGVRPSGFDLWFTPLSGLVLGEGRYWAWRAAGSVGQKTLRGVLRAVLDPFGELERAAGTRC; this comes from the coding sequence GTGACGCGGCCCCTCGCCTCGATGTGTACGTTGTGCTTACTCTGCACGGCGGCTTGGAAGGCTGAAGCCCAGGAGCTTTCTGCTGCAGAACGAAGCGACGCGCCGCCAGTGGCTGAGGCGTCACCCCAGACGCGGCTCGAGCTCGACGCGCCGAACCTGCTCGTCCCAACCCTCCACGCCAGCGCGCTGATGTTGAGCATGCGCGTCGCTGAGGCCTACATCTGGCCTGAGCCGTTCGCAGAGTCTCCCTCCCATTGGGGGGCGCACTACGAGGAAGCCTTCACGTTGCCTCCGAAATGGGACAGCGACGCCCGCGCGTTCGAGTGGGACGGCGACCCCTGGTACATCAACGTGATCGGCCACGGCCTGTTCGGCAGTGAGCTCTACTTGCGAGCGCGCCATTGCCACCTGGGCGTCGCCGGAAGCTTGCTCTTCACCAGCGCCGCCAGCGCCACCTGGGAGTACGGCTTCGAGGCGAATGGAGTACGCCCTAGCGGCTTCGATCTGTGGTTTACGCCCCTTTCTGGCTTGGTTTTGGGGGAGGGGCGCTACTGGGCGTGGCGCGCTGCCGGTTCCGTGGGGCAAAAGACACTGCGCGGCGTGCTGCGTGCCGTGCTCGATCCGTTCGGCGAGCTGGAACGCGCCGCGGGCACCCGATGCTAG
- a CDS encoding saccharopine dehydrogenase NADP-binding domain-containing protein has product MSEPRCLIYGAYGYTGELTARFAAERGMHPILAGRNPAKTEAVAKRFGFEARSFGLNDPTALQKNLDGISVVLHCAGPFEVTSKPMLDACLAVKAHYLDITGEIQVFEAAQARDAEAQAAGICVMPGTGFDVVPSDCLALHLKQRLPDATFLRLAFMGLTKTSHGTATTMVRNLGKSGLVRRGGEIVDSPLGSLTRVIDFGEVGEQHCMAIPWGDVSTASFSTGIPNIEVYTRVPKAAAVGARIADMMPALMGSSFVKGKLQRRIDQGPAGPTDEQRARGASFLWGEVENAGGKRVVSRLKTPEGYSLTADASLKVVEAAFAGKLPGGFQTPATALGADFVLDLENVRREDLL; this is encoded by the coding sequence ATGAGTGAGCCCCGCTGCCTGATCTACGGTGCCTATGGCTACACCGGTGAGCTGACCGCTCGCTTTGCTGCTGAGCGAGGGATGCATCCCATCCTCGCGGGGCGGAACCCCGCGAAGACTGAAGCAGTCGCCAAGCGCTTCGGTTTCGAGGCGCGGAGCTTTGGGCTGAATGACCCTACCGCCCTCCAGAAGAACTTGGACGGCATCAGTGTGGTGTTGCACTGTGCGGGCCCGTTCGAGGTCACGTCGAAGCCGATGCTCGACGCGTGTCTCGCGGTGAAGGCGCACTACCTGGATATTACCGGAGAGATCCAGGTCTTCGAGGCGGCCCAGGCGCGAGACGCCGAGGCTCAGGCGGCAGGCATCTGCGTGATGCCCGGCACGGGCTTCGACGTCGTGCCTTCGGATTGTCTGGCGTTGCACCTCAAGCAGCGGCTGCCTGATGCGACTTTCTTGCGCCTAGCCTTCATGGGGCTCACCAAGACATCTCACGGCACCGCGACCACGATGGTACGAAACCTCGGCAAGAGCGGACTTGTCCGGCGAGGTGGTGAGATCGTGGATAGCCCGCTCGGCAGCCTGACTCGGGTGATCGACTTCGGCGAAGTCGGTGAGCAGCACTGCATGGCGATTCCGTGGGGAGATGTCTCGACGGCCTCCTTCAGCACGGGGATCCCGAACATCGAGGTGTACACGCGGGTGCCCAAGGCGGCGGCCGTGGGGGCACGCATAGCCGACATGATGCCGGCGCTGATGGGGTCGAGCTTCGTCAAGGGCAAGCTCCAGCGGCGCATCGATCAAGGCCCCGCGGGACCGACGGACGAGCAACGAGCTCGCGGTGCGAGCTTTCTCTGGGGTGAAGTCGAGAACGCCGGAGGCAAGCGCGTCGTCAGTCGCCTCAAGACCCCCGAGGGCTACTCGCTCACGGCCGACGCGTCGCTGAAGGTCGTCGAGGCGGCGTTCGCCGGCAAGCTACCGGGTGGCTTCCAAACCCCGGCGACCGCGTTGGGAGCCGACTTCGTTCTCGATCTCGAAAACGTGCGTCGGGAAGACTTGCTCTGA